A genomic window from Panthera tigris isolate Pti1 chromosome B4, P.tigris_Pti1_mat1.1, whole genome shotgun sequence includes:
- the TOM1 gene encoding target of Myb protein 1 isoform X1, with the protein MDFLLGNPFSSPVGQRIEKATDGSLQSEDWALNMEICDIINETEEGPKDAFRAVKKRIVGNKNFHEVMLALTVLETCVKNCGHRFHVLVASQDFVEGVLVRTILPKNNPPTIVHDKVLNLIQSWADAFRSSPDLTGVVAVYEDLRRKGLDFPMTDLDMLSPIHTPQRTVFSSEAPSGQSSVGTDASHGGDSTQHTAPLPVPAALPSDTPITPTPEQIGKLRSELEMVSGNVRVMSEMLTELVPTQAEPADVELLQELNRTCRAMQLRVLELIPRIANEQLTEELLIVNDNLNNVFLRHERFERFRTGQTGKAPQEAEAAADLIDMGPDQAATSSLSSQLAGMNLGSSSVRAGLQSLEASGQLEGEFDMFALTRGSSLADQRKEVKYEAPQATDGLAGALDARQQSTGAMGGSLEKSLSDWMMRQGMIPVTQACLMEDIEQWLSTDVGNDTEEPKGVTSEEFDKFLEERAKAADRLPNLSSPLAEGPLGPPRGAAPRKKTQEKDEDMLFAL; encoded by the exons AGAAGGCTACAGATGGCTCCCTGCAGAGCGAGGACTGGGCCCTCAACATGGAGATCTGTGACATCATCAACGAGACTGAGGAAGG TCCCAAAGATGCCTTCCGAGCAGTGAAGAAAAGAATTGTAGGGAATAAGAACTTCCACGAGGTGATGCTGGCTCTCACG GTCTTGGAAACCTGCGTCAAGAACTGCGGGCACCGCTTCCACGTGCTGGTGGCCAGCCAGGACTTTGTGGAGGGCGTGCTGGTGAGGACGATCCTGCCCAAGAACAACCCACCCACCATCGTGCACGACAAGGTTCTCAACCTCATCCAG TCCTGGGCTGACGCGTTCCGCAGCTCGCCCGACTTGACGGGTGTGGTCGCCGTCTACGAGGACCTGCGGAGGAAGGGCCTTGACTTCCCGATGACCGACCTGGACATGCTGTCGCCCATCCACACGCCCCAGAGG ACCGTGTTCAGCTCAGAGGCGCCATCAGGGCAGAGTTCTGTGGGCACTGACGCCAGCCATGGAGGAGACTCCACCCAGCACACCGCCCCCCTGCCCGTCCCGGCCGCACTCCCCAGTGACACACCCATCACGCCAACCCCTGAGCAG ATCGGGAAGCTGCGCAGCGAGCTCGAGATGGTGAGTGGGAACGTGAGGGTGATGTCGGAGATGCTGACGGAGCTGGTCCCCACCCAGGCAGAGCCTGCAGACGTGGAGCTGCTACAG gAGCTCAATAGGACGTGCCGAGCCATGCAGCTGCGGGTCCTGGAGCTCATCCCCCGAATCGCCAATGAGCAGCTCACGGAGGAGCTGCTCATCGTCAACGACAACCTCAACAACGTGTTCCTGCGCCACGAACG GTTTGAACGGTTCCGAACGGGCCAGACCGGCAAG gccCCGCAGGAGGCCGAGGCAGCGGCCGACTTGATCGACATGGGCCCTGACCAGGCGGCCACCAGCAGCCTCTCGTCCCAGCTGGCGGGAATGA acCTGGGCTCCAGCAGCGTGAGGGCTGGCCTGCAGTCTCTGGAGGCCTCGGGCCAACTGGAAGGCGAGTTTGACATGTTTGCGCTGACCCGCGGCAGCTCTCTGGCTGACCAACGAAAAGA GGTGAAATACGAAGCCCCCCAAGCAACAGATGGCCTGGCTGGAGCCCTGGATGCCCGGCAGCAGAGCACTGGAGCG ATGGGAGGCAGCCTTGAGAAGAGCCTCAGTGACTGGATGATGAGACAAGGCATG ATCCCTGTCACCCAGGCCTGCCTCATGGAGGACATCGAGCAGTGGCTGTCCACTGACGTG GGGAATGACACGGAGGAGCCCAAGGGCGTCACCAGCGAAG AATTTGACAAGTTCCTGGAAGAACGGGCCAAAGCAGCCGATCGGTTGCCCAACCTCTCCAGCCCCTTGGCCGAGGGGCCCCTGGGTCCCCCTCGTGGCGCTGCCCCTCGAAAGAAGACCCAGGAGAAAGATGAGGACATGCTGTTTGCCTTATGA
- the TOM1 gene encoding target of Myb protein 1 isoform X2, whose translation MDFLLGNPFSSPVGQRIEKATDGSLQSEDWALNMEICDIINETEEGPKDAFRAVKKRIVGNKNFHEVMLALTVLETCVKNCGHRFHVLVASQDFVEGVLVRTILPKNNPPTIVHDKVLNLIQSWADAFRSSPDLTGVVAVYEDLRRKGLDFPMTDLDMLSPIHTPQRTVFSSEAPSGQSSVGTDASHGGDSTQHTAPLPVPAALPSDTPITPTPEQIGKLRSELEMVSGNVRVMSEMLTELVPTQAEPADVELLQELNRTCRAMQLRVLELIPRIANEQLTEELLIVNDNLNNVFLRHERFERFRTGQTGKAPQEAEAAADLIDMGPDQAATSSLSSQLAGMNLGSSSVRAGLQSLEASGQLEGEFDMFALTRGSSLADQRKEVKYEAPQATDGLAGALDARQQSTGAIPVTQACLMEDIEQWLSTDVGNDTEEPKGVTSEEFDKFLEERAKAADRLPNLSSPLAEGPLGPPRGAAPRKKTQEKDEDMLFAL comes from the exons AGAAGGCTACAGATGGCTCCCTGCAGAGCGAGGACTGGGCCCTCAACATGGAGATCTGTGACATCATCAACGAGACTGAGGAAGG TCCCAAAGATGCCTTCCGAGCAGTGAAGAAAAGAATTGTAGGGAATAAGAACTTCCACGAGGTGATGCTGGCTCTCACG GTCTTGGAAACCTGCGTCAAGAACTGCGGGCACCGCTTCCACGTGCTGGTGGCCAGCCAGGACTTTGTGGAGGGCGTGCTGGTGAGGACGATCCTGCCCAAGAACAACCCACCCACCATCGTGCACGACAAGGTTCTCAACCTCATCCAG TCCTGGGCTGACGCGTTCCGCAGCTCGCCCGACTTGACGGGTGTGGTCGCCGTCTACGAGGACCTGCGGAGGAAGGGCCTTGACTTCCCGATGACCGACCTGGACATGCTGTCGCCCATCCACACGCCCCAGAGG ACCGTGTTCAGCTCAGAGGCGCCATCAGGGCAGAGTTCTGTGGGCACTGACGCCAGCCATGGAGGAGACTCCACCCAGCACACCGCCCCCCTGCCCGTCCCGGCCGCACTCCCCAGTGACACACCCATCACGCCAACCCCTGAGCAG ATCGGGAAGCTGCGCAGCGAGCTCGAGATGGTGAGTGGGAACGTGAGGGTGATGTCGGAGATGCTGACGGAGCTGGTCCCCACCCAGGCAGAGCCTGCAGACGTGGAGCTGCTACAG gAGCTCAATAGGACGTGCCGAGCCATGCAGCTGCGGGTCCTGGAGCTCATCCCCCGAATCGCCAATGAGCAGCTCACGGAGGAGCTGCTCATCGTCAACGACAACCTCAACAACGTGTTCCTGCGCCACGAACG GTTTGAACGGTTCCGAACGGGCCAGACCGGCAAG gccCCGCAGGAGGCCGAGGCAGCGGCCGACTTGATCGACATGGGCCCTGACCAGGCGGCCACCAGCAGCCTCTCGTCCCAGCTGGCGGGAATGA acCTGGGCTCCAGCAGCGTGAGGGCTGGCCTGCAGTCTCTGGAGGCCTCGGGCCAACTGGAAGGCGAGTTTGACATGTTTGCGCTGACCCGCGGCAGCTCTCTGGCTGACCAACGAAAAGA GGTGAAATACGAAGCCCCCCAAGCAACAGATGGCCTGGCTGGAGCCCTGGATGCCCGGCAGCAGAGCACTGGAGCG ATCCCTGTCACCCAGGCCTGCCTCATGGAGGACATCGAGCAGTGGCTGTCCACTGACGTG GGGAATGACACGGAGGAGCCCAAGGGCGTCACCAGCGAAG AATTTGACAAGTTCCTGGAAGAACGGGCCAAAGCAGCCGATCGGTTGCCCAACCTCTCCAGCCCCTTGGCCGAGGGGCCCCTGGGTCCCCCTCGTGGCGCTGCCCCTCGAAAGAAGACCCAGGAGAAAGATGAGGACATGCTGTTTGCCTTATGA
- the TOM1 gene encoding target of Myb protein 1 isoform X3: MEICDIINETEEGPKDAFRAVKKRIVGNKNFHEVMLALTVLETCVKNCGHRFHVLVASQDFVEGVLVRTILPKNNPPTIVHDKVLNLIQSWADAFRSSPDLTGVVAVYEDLRRKGLDFPMTDLDMLSPIHTPQRTVFSSEAPSGQSSVGTDASHGGDSTQHTAPLPVPAALPSDTPITPTPEQIGKLRSELEMVSGNVRVMSEMLTELVPTQAEPADVELLQELNRTCRAMQLRVLELIPRIANEQLTEELLIVNDNLNNVFLRHERFERFRTGQTGKAPQEAEAAADLIDMGPDQAATSSLSSQLAGMNLGSSSVRAGLQSLEASGQLEGEFDMFALTRGSSLADQRKEVKYEAPQATDGLAGALDARQQSTGAMGGSLEKSLSDWMMRQGMIPVTQACLMEDIEQWLSTDVGNDTEEPKGVTSEEFDKFLEERAKAADRLPNLSSPLAEGPLGPPRGAAPRKKTQEKDEDMLFAL, translated from the exons ATGGAGATCTGTGACATCATCAACGAGACTGAGGAAGG TCCCAAAGATGCCTTCCGAGCAGTGAAGAAAAGAATTGTAGGGAATAAGAACTTCCACGAGGTGATGCTGGCTCTCACG GTCTTGGAAACCTGCGTCAAGAACTGCGGGCACCGCTTCCACGTGCTGGTGGCCAGCCAGGACTTTGTGGAGGGCGTGCTGGTGAGGACGATCCTGCCCAAGAACAACCCACCCACCATCGTGCACGACAAGGTTCTCAACCTCATCCAG TCCTGGGCTGACGCGTTCCGCAGCTCGCCCGACTTGACGGGTGTGGTCGCCGTCTACGAGGACCTGCGGAGGAAGGGCCTTGACTTCCCGATGACCGACCTGGACATGCTGTCGCCCATCCACACGCCCCAGAGG ACCGTGTTCAGCTCAGAGGCGCCATCAGGGCAGAGTTCTGTGGGCACTGACGCCAGCCATGGAGGAGACTCCACCCAGCACACCGCCCCCCTGCCCGTCCCGGCCGCACTCCCCAGTGACACACCCATCACGCCAACCCCTGAGCAG ATCGGGAAGCTGCGCAGCGAGCTCGAGATGGTGAGTGGGAACGTGAGGGTGATGTCGGAGATGCTGACGGAGCTGGTCCCCACCCAGGCAGAGCCTGCAGACGTGGAGCTGCTACAG gAGCTCAATAGGACGTGCCGAGCCATGCAGCTGCGGGTCCTGGAGCTCATCCCCCGAATCGCCAATGAGCAGCTCACGGAGGAGCTGCTCATCGTCAACGACAACCTCAACAACGTGTTCCTGCGCCACGAACG GTTTGAACGGTTCCGAACGGGCCAGACCGGCAAG gccCCGCAGGAGGCCGAGGCAGCGGCCGACTTGATCGACATGGGCCCTGACCAGGCGGCCACCAGCAGCCTCTCGTCCCAGCTGGCGGGAATGA acCTGGGCTCCAGCAGCGTGAGGGCTGGCCTGCAGTCTCTGGAGGCCTCGGGCCAACTGGAAGGCGAGTTTGACATGTTTGCGCTGACCCGCGGCAGCTCTCTGGCTGACCAACGAAAAGA GGTGAAATACGAAGCCCCCCAAGCAACAGATGGCCTGGCTGGAGCCCTGGATGCCCGGCAGCAGAGCACTGGAGCG ATGGGAGGCAGCCTTGAGAAGAGCCTCAGTGACTGGATGATGAGACAAGGCATG ATCCCTGTCACCCAGGCCTGCCTCATGGAGGACATCGAGCAGTGGCTGTCCACTGACGTG GGGAATGACACGGAGGAGCCCAAGGGCGTCACCAGCGAAG AATTTGACAAGTTCCTGGAAGAACGGGCCAAAGCAGCCGATCGGTTGCCCAACCTCTCCAGCCCCTTGGCCGAGGGGCCCCTGGGTCCCCCTCGTGGCGCTGCCCCTCGAAAGAAGACCCAGGAGAAAGATGAGGACATGCTGTTTGCCTTATGA